In the genome of Spodoptera frugiperda isolate SF20-4 chromosome 22, AGI-APGP_CSIRO_Sfru_2.0, whole genome shotgun sequence, one region contains:
- the LOC118280041 gene encoding gastrula zinc finger protein XlCGF57.1-like: MEISVDTFDRICRVCLVQCADMKSLFTKIDGEKRNLFEILVFTANINVKYEDPLPKLVCSECETVMCKADAFKRRCLNSDTILNEIYQNSLIADETSINDKKYSIKDENGDLAEKLGSYVPFEVPNTANYDTEDHFDKKNVVVRDTSIFAATDGSFCEQTDTRVSVNSEQLVKEEMNLNFDEDIGFADHYDDEMPCTTSPNEFKDKAPEYSMYKCHCGTTFHEKNKCEGHIKQKCKNKKVIVKKSKVIRKNTEINCGVCNSTFNSLSALKQHQQVHSNETDTKPQDYICKLCLVQFKTKSALVSHIKKHEKTVNTKSETYQCSFCLRKFKNKSSLSAHMQRHEQTDSIKHICKVCKREFKYKAYLENHISTMHSRKIGISCEVCAQTFPNEESLELHKDSHKNEKKHRCTVCNKGFLMLCTLKEHMRTHTGEKPFLCSQCGRGFSQKTNLAQHMRRHQGLKPFKCENCEKRFVSKGELDAHNRKHSGAHPFVCDDCGNGFTTSSALVKHRRIHTGEKPYQCDLCPMRFAASGTLKNHRRTHTGERPFQCSYCEKAFVQRNDLISHIRCHTGEKPYVCTQCGQSFRKASGLKSHVKMHVKEPVLMPGVNVMLNGMHCAEQ; the protein is encoded by the exons atggaAATTAGTGTAGATACGTTTGATAGAATATGCCGTGTCTGTTTAGTGCAATGTGCCGACATGAAATCCCTGTTTACAAAAATAGACGGAGAAAAACGGAACTTGTTCGAAATTTTAGTATTTACTGCAAATATTAATGTGAAATACGAGGATCCTCTGCCGAAACTGGTTTGTAGTGAATGTGAGACGGTCATGTGCAAGGCGGATGCGTTTAAACGTCGTTGCCTTAACTCTGacacaattttaaatgaaatttatcaaaattcttTGATCGCCGACGAAACTTCTATAAACGACAAGAAATACTCAATTAAAGATGAAAATGGGGATTTAGCTGAGAAATTAGGTTCGTACGTTCCCTTTGAAGTTCCAAACACTGCTAATTATGATACAGAAGATCATTTTGATAAGAAAAATGTTGTTGTACGTGATACTTCGATTTTCGCTGCTACTGATGGTAGCTTCTGTGAACAAACTGACACTCGAGTCTCAGTAAACTCTGAGCAATTGGTTAAAGAAGAGATGAACCTGAATTTTGATGAAGATATAGGATTTGCAGACCACTACGATGATGAAATGCCCTGTACCACATCACCAAATGAGTTCAAAGATAAAGCACCAGAGTATTCAATGTACAAATGCCATTGCGGCACAACATTTCACGAAAAAAACAAATGCGAGGGCCATATAAAGCagaaatgtaaaaataagaaagttatagTTAAGAAAAGTAAAGTAATAAGGAAAAATACTGAAATCAATTGCGGAGTTTGTAATTCTACGTTCAACAGTTTGAGCGCTTTAAAACAACATCAGCAAGTACATAGTAACGAAACGGACACTAAGCCGCAAGATTACATTTGTAAATTATGCTTAGTCCAATTCAAAACGAAGTCCGCATTAGTTAGCCATATAAAAAAGCATGAAAAAACCGTAAACACCAAGTCTGAAACGTACCAATGCTCGTTTTGTTTACGcaagtttaaaaataagtcTTCGTTGTCAGCTCATATGCAACGTCATGAACAAACGGACAGTATTAAACATATATGTAAAGTGTGTAAAAGAGAATTTAAGTACAAAGCTTATTTAGAGAATCATATTTCGACGATGCATTCGAGAAAGATTGGTATAAGTTGTGAAGTGTGTGCCCAGACTTTTCCGAACGAAGAGAGCTTGGAGTTGCATAAAGATAGTCATAAAAATGAGAAGAAACATCGCTGTACAGTTTGTAATAAAGGGTTCTTGATGTTGTGTACTCTAAAAGAACATATGAGGACACATACTGGTGAGAAACCGTTCTTGTGTTCGCAATGCGGTCGAGGGTTTAGTCAGAAGACTAATTTAGCGCAGCACATGAGGAGACATCAGGGTTTAAAGCCGtttaaatgtgaaaattgtGAGAAAAG aTTCGTATCCAAAGGAGAATTGGACGCCCACAACAGGAAGCATAGCGGTGCACACCCCTTTGTCTGTGATGACTGTGGCAACGGTTTCACCACATCAAGCGCTTTAGTCAAACATAGACGCATACACACTGGAGAGAAACCGTACCAGTGTGACCTCTGTCCCATGAGATTTGCGGCATCAGGTACCCTTAAGAACCACAGGCGAACTCATACAGGAGAAAGGCCCTTTCAATGCTCTTACTGTGAAAAAGCATTTGTGCAACGTAACGATTTGATATCTCATATCCGTTGTCATACGGGGGAGAAGCCCTATGTTTGTACGCAATGTGGACAGTCGTTTAGAAAGGCTTCAGGCTTGAAGAGCCATGTTAAGATGCATGTGAAAGAGCCTGTGTTGATGCCCGGTGTTAATGTTATGTTGAATGGTATGCATTGTGCTGAGCAATAA